TGTTCCCACAACAACAGCAGTTTTACTCTCACGGCCAGACAGCTTCATCTTACGGATCTGAAGTCATAGACACATTTACAAGGATTAAGTTACTGAAGAGTTGGGTCTATCAAAACCGAGGTTTTAAATGATCAGCCTGGAAAAGGAAGGACTAAAGCTGGAAATCTTCTCTGGTTAAGTCTTTACATCAATTCCCCTTTAGACAGCATagaaacaaaaatgttaattatcaAAATATAATcttaaaaattttaaaaaccagGAGCCTGAGAAGAAAATAAGTATTATAGTAGGTGTATAGGGGTATATAGTAGATATACTAGGGGTATAGAAATTAAACGTATAATCGATGCGTCGCAATGCAGACATGGACTATTCTGCATCAATACGTTCGTACTGATGCCGCTTGGTGATAAAATCactaaaaaaatattctctttttaaagagaataaaaattctctttaaaaagtcgtgctggtagtgactgtggtggccggATCTGAGTACAGTCACACTCTGGGTCGGAGTGGCAGCCAATAGCATCAAAGCGGGCTAGTGCTCAAAGCGGGTATTTTtctggcttcaggttgtaatgggtttgggtctgtgtgtgcagTGGAGGAAACGCTGGTGAAGCAGGCAGAAAAGGGACAATATCACACTGCTTGCACACGAGACGGGGACGTTACACGTACCAAACGTTACTGCTTTAATGTGAACAAAATTAACTAAATGAATTAAAGGGAGCACAGGAGCTGGGTCCGGTCTGCTTGGTGGAGGGCCCACAGCATTGTGTATGCACGAGTGTAACAAGGTTTGTACGAGATCTTAACTCGCGTAGTTAAGATCATGTGACAGAGTAGAAAACTGAGGCATTGATTgtaattagtgctgcacgattaatctaatcgtaatcacgatgtcagtctgtgcgattacatgaacgcaaaaagctgcgatttaaatgtgacgtgtttggtcacatgactttcaatttggttcaatggagacctcagatttgtgACCCACATAGACATctgggtacacgtacgtcaacgtcgccgccatattgcgataggctctgctgtggcgtgaagcatatacatgtctatggagagaagtgcataaaaatgcctcactcttgtgctgcttggggctgtacaaaccgctgtaccccatttatcccattttataagtcttaaccttagctaagctaggctaagctagcgaagctatgcattcctgtgttcaagtcagcctccaaacaacgttttggttaaacgtaagaactataatacgggattttataatggccaaatataatcaaaacagcagtttagccttaccagggtttgttgttcgacagtaatgtaaagagttttttgtgattaatttagtagaatattgtattttgggcatttcaagttgttataagtagtttgtatgtttcactttgaaatgaaacatttcactattagtaatttgtatgcgacttttctttgatatacaagcaagttctggggcagtggtggcctagtggttaaggaagcggccccgtaatcagaaggttgccggttcgaatcccgatctgccaaggtaccactgaggtgccactgagcaaagcaccgtccccacacactgctccccgggcgcctgtcatggctgcccactgctcactcagggtgatgggttaaatgcagaggacaaatttcactgtgtgcactgtgtgctgtgctgctgtgtatcacatgtgacaatcacttcacttttcttttaaaagtgtcctatatcatatcgcaatcggaTATGGCAATATTAATCTCAATAATATgcctttttccccaaatcgtgcagccctaattgtAATCCAATCAAATCATGAGAccggtgaaggttcacacctcttaATACATATAAAAGGAAACAGACAAAAGAAGAATGTGCGTTCGTTCCAGGACAACCTTGAATGTGAAACAACGTGGAAAACCTGGCCACACACAGAGGAATGGCGCGATGGAATACGTGGCGAAGGAATACGTGGCGGTGGAATACGTGGCGGTGGAATACGTGGCGGTGGAATACGTGGCGATATACTGACCAGACGAGACAGTGCCATCGGGGGCCGGTTGGTCTTGCTCATGAAGAGCCTCTTGAGGACAACCCGGTTGAAGGGAGCATCAGTACGGCGGGCCAGGAACCTGTACAGCTACAAGTAAGGCAAAATGGGGCAAATGGTTAGAAACCTGCGATAAACGCAGACGCTTGAGAGGCATGAAAAGCAGCCCACCTTGACCAGGAGCCGCAGGTAGATGTCCTGGCTCTTGGGCTCCTTCCTGTGAACCTTGCGGTCCTTGTTGTGCCTGATGTCGACTCCCTGGGGAACGAGAAGAGGCTGTTACAGCGCCACACGCCGCCGCGGATCACGCTCACCGGGTCGAACCTGAAGACTCCCGGCGGCGAGAGTCGCTGCTCTGCCGGCCACATCACGCCAGACCGGCGTCGGCTAACTAGCACTGTCAGTACGAGGCGAGCGTTCAACTGGTCCTCAAAATGTACCCCATTCGAGGCACGGCATACTTCGTGTGCGTTATCGGAGTTATTCCGAACAAACAAAAACGACATATCTGTACTTCGACTTCATGTGGTGAAACAGGCCGGCAACTTGCGCCTCCGTATCATGCGATGCACACAATGTGTCGCTAAAACAACTTTTAGAGCGACAATACGACTATCTCGCAAGCCCATGAACCCCGAAACGCCCCGGAGAACCTCAACTAATGTCAGAAGCGGAAACACAAGAAGAGATGGCGATGGATTTTAAAACAACTCGTCAGAGCGCAAATGCTAGAACGGCGCCTACCATCTTGGTCTGATGTGGAAAGGGAAGAGGAAGGGGGCCGGTCTCGCGATATTACGTTCGGCGAGATTACGGGGGTCACGGAGGTCACGTGCCGCGCTAACGCTAAGACCATTGGTCAGAACCGAACGTACTTCCGGTTGTAGCAGCAACGACTGCAACCGCTGTTCTGTGGTGCTTTGTTAGGAAAAAACACGCGTTTGACTTGATCTGTACGTCAAGATTTATAATTTATCTGTATACCTGATCTACAGATAAGGAATTGTCTGTCTATCtgtatgtatgaatgaatgaatgaatgaacgaacgagAAATGGGAATGATGAAcacctttattattattttaacagaATCACAAATCATTTGGAACGTTTCAGCAGAACTAATATCACACAGTAATCCACCATAGCAAAGTGCAATGTTGCATTTCAATTTAttggaataataaaatattgagaTTGATTTGTAATTTGATTTCATTCTAATCCACAAACTGCAGTACTATCAGATCTGTTGTGGCTCAGATTTtggtaaatgttttcatttcattgtgtgttcgTAGAAAAACGGATTGCTTTtgataaaattatttttgatgtcgaaaatgacacaaaaatacAGTCCAGACTAGAGAAATGCCTCCAGCAAACACTGTTCGGGCAACTGGGGGAACCAGGGAGAAATTCACAGCctataaatgaaagaaaaaactcaaataagaaataaatgactgGAAGGGCTGATCGATCAAATGAACCAAACATACCTGCATCGTGGACCAGTACACCACTCCAGTCTACAAGAGAGATTTGAATGTTATCAGTTGTTCATATTGTATTACTATGTATCAATAAAACGAATATTGTTCAAATATTATAGTACAATAGTACTTGTGCAATTGAGGCCTATAATGTGTGCCCCTTACTTTGTATGAGGGCCAGAATTTATTTCTCCATTCTTCTAAAGGATCATCTCTCCTTTCCAGGGTGCTAAGCcctaataaatgaataaattaattgtgTTCTAAAACAATGATCGAAGTCGACTGGGTTATCAGAGCCCCCTCACCTATGAAGAATGCACTGATTGTTGCAGGGGCACCAATCAGCTGGTCCAGTGCAACTTTTAGTGTCACTTGTTTCATCCTTCCTCCTGGTAACATCCTCTCTAGAGCCTTCAGCCAGTGGTAATTGAAATTTGCATGGAAACAGAATCCTACCATTGCCACACGCGCAGTCTGCTTCCAGTCTATGCTGTGTAACAGGTTAGTGGTGTCCTGATGGACAGTCCTTTCTAACTGGCTCTTCTGTTCATCGATGTCGGTCATGAAAAGGTCTGGCATTTGTGAATCTGTTTGGCTCTGTTTTCCTCCCAGGATGCCTTGATGAATGATGTCTGCTGTGGCAAACAGGGTTGTGTATCCCATGACATTACTCACATATGGGTGAGACTTGAATGACGACCAGACTCTCTTCATGATGTCTGCATGGAACAATATGGATGCTAATATTGCAATGGTTAAAATTGGTTTAATTTTGTGGGAACCCCTAAATTCTTAATCAGGGCCATACTTGCTCATTAAGTTTATTTTACTGGTGCAGATTCTACAATTGAAATGCTTAACAGAGGCCAGATATGTTTTACATATAACTTTACATATAACTAAATGAGAATACATATATGTTTTCAGTCAACCATAAGGTAGTTTGAAGAGTATAACAAATAGAAAAATATCAATTCATAACACATACATCCAGAATCAAATTCTCATATATAATCTTAGAGAGAactttatacatatatatgggTAAAAATCTTACTATATTAGGACATTATCAACTGTTCTAAAGATATAGAATGAAGTTGATCCATGTGATAAAACTCATTACTTACCTGGAAGTGGCCTATTGGCTCTATAGAGTGAAGTGGGAGGTTTCTATTAGAGACTTTAACCAGTAGAAATCTGAACCTGAGCTGCTGACTGGTTGTGGGTCAAAGGTCTGTGAGCAATGACAGATAAGACAGAACTGACTAGGAGAGGAATATGCAGAAAAATAGAATATACAACTgctttgttataataaaacagactaatgaatacattttggagTAAATTGgagtaaatatgtatataatcaGTCTACATAGGCATGTAAAGCATTACAGACATTTTCCTCAAACATTAATTTATAGTGAAAGTTTATAAAAAGTTTGGGTCACTGGAACAGCAGGTTAAAGCATAATTATTCCATTTCCAAGAACTACACAAAACATTGGACAAGACACttttattataacattatatGGTCCAATTATCATAAAGCAAATGTCAACTCACCCATGCAGAGAGCAAATTCAACACTTGCATTTATTAATTCACTCAAACATGCAAACAGAGAGTGTAGCATGAGGCCCTAGCAGGCCAGAAACAGTCTTCTGTCGTGGtgc
This genomic stretch from Denticeps clupeoides chromosome 5, fDenClu1.1, whole genome shotgun sequence harbors:
- the LOC114791143 gene encoding mpv17-like protein, giving the protein MKRVWSSFKSHPYVSNVMGYTTLFATADIIHQGILGGKQSQTDSQMPDLFMTDIDEQKSQLERTVHQDTTNLLHSIDWKQTARVAMVGFCFHANFNYHWLKALERMLPGGRMKQVTLKVALDQLIGAPATISAFFIGLSTLERRDDPLEEWRNKFWPSYKTGVVYWSTMQAVNFSLVPPVARTVFAGGISLVWTVFLCHFRHQK